The Pan paniscus chromosome 1, NHGRI_mPanPan1-v2.0_pri, whole genome shotgun sequence genome has a segment encoding these proteins:
- the TEX35 gene encoding testis-expressed protein 35 isoform X8 — MLAKRAELKKTHLSKNYKAVCLELKPELTKTFDYKAVKQEGRFTKAGVTQDLKNELREVREELEEKMEEIKQIKALMDKDFDKLHEFVEIMKEMQKDMDEKMDILINTQKNYKLPLRTAPKEQQELRLMGKTHREPQLRPKKMDGAGRVNGAPCALHKKTMAPQKTKQGSLDPLHHCGTCCVSEALPEPSTGARPLAPAPW, encoded by the exons AGCAAGAACTACAAGGCAGTTTGCCTGGAATTGAAGCCAGAGCTGACCAAA ACATTTGATTACAAAGCAGTTAAACAAGAAGGGCGGTTTACCAAAGCAGGAGTGACACAGGACCTAAAG AATGAACTCAGGGAAGTGAGAGAAGAGCTCGAGGAGAAAATGGAGGAGATAAAACAG ATAAAGGCTCTAATGGACAAGGATTTTGATAAACTTCACGAATTTGTGGAAATTATGAAG GAAATGCAGAAAGATATGGATGAGaagatggacattttaataaatacacaGAAGAACTATAAGCT tccccttagaacagcaccaaaggagcAGCAGGAACTCAGGCTGATGGGAAAGACTCACAGAGAACCACAGCTCAGGCCCAAGAAAATGGATGGAGCCGGTAGAGTCAATGGAGCACCCTGTGCTCTTCACAAGAAGACGATGgcaccacaaaaaacaaaacaggggtcACTGGATCCCCTTCATCACTGTGGCACCTGCTGCGTAAGTGAAGCCCTGCCCGAGCCCAGCACTGGTGCCAGACCCCTGGCTCCTGCTCCCTGGTGA
- the TEX35 gene encoding testis-expressed protein 35 isoform X9 — translation MLAKRAELKKTHLSKNYKAVCLELKPELTKTFDYKAVKQEGRFTKAGVTQDLKNELREVREELEEKMEEIKQIKALMDKDFDKLHEFVEIMKEMQKDMDEKMDILINTQKNYKLPLRTAPKEQQELRLMGKTHREPQLRPKKMDGAGRVNGAPCALHKKTMAPQKTKQGSLDPLHHCGTCCGTFLQRPQAFTKVERSQ, via the exons AGCAAGAACTACAAGGCAGTTTGCCTGGAATTGAAGCCAGAGCTGACCAAA ACATTTGATTACAAAGCAGTTAAACAAGAAGGGCGGTTTACCAAAGCAGGAGTGACACAGGACCTAAAG AATGAACTCAGGGAAGTGAGAGAAGAGCTCGAGGAGAAAATGGAGGAGATAAAACAG ATAAAGGCTCTAATGGACAAGGATTTTGATAAACTTCACGAATTTGTGGAAATTATGAAG GAAATGCAGAAAGATATGGATGAGaagatggacattttaataaatacacaGAAGAACTATAAGCT tccccttagaacagcaccaaaggagcAGCAGGAACTCAGGCTGATGGGAAAGACTCACAGAGAACCACAGCTCAGGCCCAAGAAAATGGATGGAGCCGGTAGAGTCAATGGAGCACCCTGTGCTCTTCACAAGAAGACGATGgcaccacaaaaaacaaaacaggggtcACTGGATCCCCTTCATCACTGTGGCACCTGCTGC GGAACATTCCTTCAGAGGCCTCAGGCCTTTACAAAGGTGGAGAGGAGCCAGTGA
- the TEX35 gene encoding testis-expressed protein 35 isoform X4, translated as MLAKRAELKKTHLSKNYKAVCLELKPELTKVRSPFEAMPAARPEIHGEVTRSQGSFADPSGQDLSQTFDYKAVKQEGRFTKAGVTQDLKNELREVREELEEKMEEIKQIKALMDKDFDKLHEFVEIMKEMQKDMDEKMDILINTQKNYKLPLRTAPKEQQELRLMGKTHREPQLRPKKMDGAGRVNGAPCALHKKTMAPQKTKQGSLDPLHHCGTCCWEIFTPGLGTLFTLGFWSCLLIYLYLNPGDIEYVFPT; from the exons AGCAAGAACTACAAGGCAGTTTGCCTGGAATTGAAGCCAGAGCTGACCAAAGTAAGAAGCCCTTTTGAGGCCATGCCAGCAGCCAGGCCTGAGATCCATGGGGAAGTGACCAGGAGTCAGGGGTCATTTGCTGATCCTAGTGGCCAAGATTTGTCCCAG ACATTTGATTACAAAGCAGTTAAACAAGAAGGGCGGTTTACCAAAGCAGGAGTGACACAGGACCTAAAG AATGAACTCAGGGAAGTGAGAGAAGAGCTCGAGGAGAAAATGGAGGAGATAAAACAG ATAAAGGCTCTAATGGACAAGGATTTTGATAAACTTCACGAATTTGTGGAAATTATGAAG GAAATGCAGAAAGATATGGATGAGaagatggacattttaataaatacacaGAAGAACTATAAGCT tccccttagaacagcaccaaaggagcAGCAGGAACTCAGGCTGATGGGAAAGACTCACAGAGAACCACAGCTCAGGCCCAAGAAAATGGATGGAGCCGGTAGAGTCAATGGAGCACCCTGTGCTCTTCACAAGAAGACGATGgcaccacaaaaaacaaaacaggggtcACTGGATCCCCTTCATCACTGTGGCACCTGCTGC TGGGAAATATTCACACCAGGTCTGGGCACCCTTTTCACCCTTGGCTTCTGGAGCTGCCTTCTGATTTATCTGTACCTCAACCCCGGTGACATCGAATATGTGTTTCCAACCTAG
- the TEX35 gene encoding testis-expressed protein 35 isoform X1: protein MLAKRAELKKTHLSKNYKAVCLELKPELTKVRSPFEAMPAARPEIHGEVTRSQGSFADPSGQDLSQTFDYKAVKQEGRFTKAGVTQDLKNELREVREELEEKMEEIKQIKALMDKDFDKLHEFVEIMKEMQKDMDEKMDILINTQKNYKLPLRTAPKEQQELRLMGKTHREPQLRPKKMDGAGRVNGAPCALHKKTMAPQKTKQGSLDPLHHCGTCCVYTQQWDCWIYGSSIFSFLRNNLQTVLHSGCTNLHSHRQCTKIPFSPGQVLNGCKLMSNVFGASDKHLKNKTQNTCRPCLQGAYSFKGEMANMQNNNMDRVEISTIIISM, encoded by the exons AGCAAGAACTACAAGGCAGTTTGCCTGGAATTGAAGCCAGAGCTGACCAAAGTAAGAAGCCCTTTTGAGGCCATGCCAGCAGCCAGGCCTGAGATCCATGGGGAAGTGACCAGGAGTCAGGGGTCATTTGCTGATCCTAGTGGCCAAGATTTGTCCCAG ACATTTGATTACAAAGCAGTTAAACAAGAAGGGCGGTTTACCAAAGCAGGAGTGACACAGGACCTAAAG AATGAACTCAGGGAAGTGAGAGAAGAGCTCGAGGAGAAAATGGAGGAGATAAAACAG ATAAAGGCTCTAATGGACAAGGATTTTGATAAACTTCACGAATTTGTGGAAATTATGAAG GAAATGCAGAAAGATATGGATGAGaagatggacattttaataaatacacaGAAGAACTATAAGCT tccccttagaacagcaccaaaggagcAGCAGGAACTCAGGCTGATGGGAAAGACTCACAGAGAACCACAGCTCAGGCCCAAGAAAATGGATGGAGCCGGTAGAGTCAATGGAGCACCCTGTGCTCTTCACAAGAAGACGATGgcaccacaaaaaacaaaacaggggtcACTGGATCCCCTTCATCACTGTGGCACCTGCTGC GTATATACGcagcagtgggactgctggatctatggtagctcaatttttagttttttgaggaacaacctccaaactgttctccatagtggctgtactaatttacattcccaccgacagtgtacAAAGATTCCCTTTTCTCCGGGTCAAGTTCTTAATGGCTGCAAATTAATGAGCAATGTATTTGGTGCTTcagataaacatttaaaaaataaaactcaaaacaCGTGTAGGCCTTGTTTGCAAGGAGCTTATAGCTTTAAAGGTGAGATGGCAAACATGCAGAATAACAATATGGACCGTGTAGAAAT
- the TEX35 gene encoding testis-expressed protein 35 isoform X3, which translates to MLAKRAELKKTHLVKERHRWTSKNYKAVCLELKPELTKVRSPFEAMPAARPEIHGEVTRSQGSFADPSGQDLSQTFDYKAVKQEGRFTKAGVTQDLKNELREVREELEEKMEEIKQIKALMDKDFDKLHEFVEIMKEMQKDMDEKMDILINTQKNYKLPLRTAPKEQQELRLMGKTHREPQLRPKKMDGAGRVNGAPCALHKKTMAPQKTKQGSLDPLHHCGTCCWEIFTPGLGTLFTLGFWSCLLIYLYLNPGDIEYVFPT; encoded by the exons AGCAAGAACTACAAGGCAGTTTGCCTGGAATTGAAGCCAGAGCTGACCAAAGTAAGAAGCCCTTTTGAGGCCATGCCAGCAGCCAGGCCTGAGATCCATGGGGAAGTGACCAGGAGTCAGGGGTCATTTGCTGATCCTAGTGGCCAAGATTTGTCCCAG ACATTTGATTACAAAGCAGTTAAACAAGAAGGGCGGTTTACCAAAGCAGGAGTGACACAGGACCTAAAG AATGAACTCAGGGAAGTGAGAGAAGAGCTCGAGGAGAAAATGGAGGAGATAAAACAG ATAAAGGCTCTAATGGACAAGGATTTTGATAAACTTCACGAATTTGTGGAAATTATGAAG GAAATGCAGAAAGATATGGATGAGaagatggacattttaataaatacacaGAAGAACTATAAGCT tccccttagaacagcaccaaaggagcAGCAGGAACTCAGGCTGATGGGAAAGACTCACAGAGAACCACAGCTCAGGCCCAAGAAAATGGATGGAGCCGGTAGAGTCAATGGAGCACCCTGTGCTCTTCACAAGAAGACGATGgcaccacaaaaaacaaaacaggggtcACTGGATCCCCTTCATCACTGTGGCACCTGCTGC TGGGAAATATTCACACCAGGTCTGGGCACCCTTTTCACCCTTGGCTTCTGGAGCTGCCTTCTGATTTATCTGTACCTCAACCCCGGTGACATCGAATATGTGTTTCCAACCTAG
- the TEX35 gene encoding testis-expressed protein 35 isoform X10 produces MLAKRAELKKTHLSKNYKAVCLELKPELTKVRSPFEAMPAARPEIHGEVTRSQGSFADPSGQDLSQTFDYKAVKQEGRFTKAGVTQDLKNELREVREELEEKMEEIKQIKALMDKDFDKLHEFVEIMKEMQKDMDEKMDILINTQKNYKLYIRSSGTAGSMVAQFLVF; encoded by the exons AGCAAGAACTACAAGGCAGTTTGCCTGGAATTGAAGCCAGAGCTGACCAAAGTAAGAAGCCCTTTTGAGGCCATGCCAGCAGCCAGGCCTGAGATCCATGGGGAAGTGACCAGGAGTCAGGGGTCATTTGCTGATCCTAGTGGCCAAGATTTGTCCCAG ACATTTGATTACAAAGCAGTTAAACAAGAAGGGCGGTTTACCAAAGCAGGAGTGACACAGGACCTAAAG AATGAACTCAGGGAAGTGAGAGAAGAGCTCGAGGAGAAAATGGAGGAGATAAAACAG ATAAAGGCTCTAATGGACAAGGATTTTGATAAACTTCACGAATTTGTGGAAATTATGAAG GAAATGCAGAAAGATATGGATGAGaagatggacattttaataaatacacaGAAGAACTATAAGCT GTATATACGcagcagtgggactgctggatctatggtagctcaatttttagttttttga
- the TEX35 gene encoding testis-expressed protein 35 isoform X6, with protein MEEIKQIKALMDKDFDKLHEFVEIMKEMQKDMDEKMDILINTQKNYKLPLRTAPKEQQELRLMGKTHREPQLRPKKMDGAGRVNGAPCALHKKTMAPQKTKQGSLDPLHHCGTCCVYTQQWDCWIYGSSIFSFLRNNLQTVLHSGCTNLHSHRQCTKIPFSPGQVLNGCKLMSNVFGASDKHLKNKTQNTCRPCLQGAYSFKGEMANMQNNNMDRVEISTIIISM; from the exons ATGGAGGAGATAAAACAG ATAAAGGCTCTAATGGACAAGGATTTTGATAAACTTCACGAATTTGTGGAAATTATGAAG GAAATGCAGAAAGATATGGATGAGaagatggacattttaataaatacacaGAAGAACTATAAGCT tccccttagaacagcaccaaaggagcAGCAGGAACTCAGGCTGATGGGAAAGACTCACAGAGAACCACAGCTCAGGCCCAAGAAAATGGATGGAGCCGGTAGAGTCAATGGAGCACCCTGTGCTCTTCACAAGAAGACGATGgcaccacaaaaaacaaaacaggggtcACTGGATCCCCTTCATCACTGTGGCACCTGCTGC GTATATACGcagcagtgggactgctggatctatggtagctcaatttttagttttttgaggaacaacctccaaactgttctccatagtggctgtactaatttacattcccaccgacagtgtacAAAGATTCCCTTTTCTCCGGGTCAAGTTCTTAATGGCTGCAAATTAATGAGCAATGTATTTGGTGCTTcagataaacatttaaaaaataaaactcaaaacaCGTGTAGGCCTTGTTTGCAAGGAGCTTATAGCTTTAAAGGTGAGATGGCAAACATGCAGAATAACAATATGGACCGTGTAGAAAT
- the TEX35 gene encoding testis-expressed protein 35 isoform X2, whose amino-acid sequence MLAKRAELKKTHLSKNYKAVCLELKPELTKTFDYKAVKQEGRFTKAGVTQDLKNELREVREELEEKMEEIKQIKALMDKDFDKLHEFVEIMKEMQKDMDEKMDILINTQKNYKLPLRTAPKEQQELRLMGKTHREPQLRPKKMDGAGRVNGAPCALHKKTMAPQKTKQGSLDPLHHCGTCCVYTQQWDCWIYGSSIFSFLRNNLQTVLHSGCTNLHSHRQCTKIPFSPGQVLNGCKLMSNVFGASDKHLKNKTQNTCRPCLQGAYSFKGEMANMQNNNMDRVEISTIIISM is encoded by the exons AGCAAGAACTACAAGGCAGTTTGCCTGGAATTGAAGCCAGAGCTGACCAAA ACATTTGATTACAAAGCAGTTAAACAAGAAGGGCGGTTTACCAAAGCAGGAGTGACACAGGACCTAAAG AATGAACTCAGGGAAGTGAGAGAAGAGCTCGAGGAGAAAATGGAGGAGATAAAACAG ATAAAGGCTCTAATGGACAAGGATTTTGATAAACTTCACGAATTTGTGGAAATTATGAAG GAAATGCAGAAAGATATGGATGAGaagatggacattttaataaatacacaGAAGAACTATAAGCT tccccttagaacagcaccaaaggagcAGCAGGAACTCAGGCTGATGGGAAAGACTCACAGAGAACCACAGCTCAGGCCCAAGAAAATGGATGGAGCCGGTAGAGTCAATGGAGCACCCTGTGCTCTTCACAAGAAGACGATGgcaccacaaaaaacaaaacaggggtcACTGGATCCCCTTCATCACTGTGGCACCTGCTGC GTATATACGcagcagtgggactgctggatctatggtagctcaatttttagttttttgaggaacaacctccaaactgttctccatagtggctgtactaatttacattcccaccgacagtgtacAAAGATTCCCTTTTCTCCGGGTCAAGTTCTTAATGGCTGCAAATTAATGAGCAATGTATTTGGTGCTTcagataaacatttaaaaaataaaactcaaaacaCGTGTAGGCCTTGTTTGCAAGGAGCTTATAGCTTTAAAGGTGAGATGGCAAACATGCAGAATAACAATATGGACCGTGTAGAAAT
- the TEX35 gene encoding testis-expressed protein 35 isoform X5 — protein MLAKRAELKKTHLVKERHRWTSKNYKAVCLELKPELTKTFDYKAVKQEGRFTKAGVTQDLKNELREVREELEEKMEEIKQIKALMDKDFDKLHEFVEIMKEMQKDMDEKMDILINTQKNYKLPLRTAPKEQQELRLMGKTHREPQLRPKKMDGAGRVNGAPCALHKKTMAPQKTKQGSLDPLHHCGTCCWEIFTPGLGTLFTLGFWSCLLIYLYLNPGDIEYVFPT, from the exons AGCAAGAACTACAAGGCAGTTTGCCTGGAATTGAAGCCAGAGCTGACCAAA ACATTTGATTACAAAGCAGTTAAACAAGAAGGGCGGTTTACCAAAGCAGGAGTGACACAGGACCTAAAG AATGAACTCAGGGAAGTGAGAGAAGAGCTCGAGGAGAAAATGGAGGAGATAAAACAG ATAAAGGCTCTAATGGACAAGGATTTTGATAAACTTCACGAATTTGTGGAAATTATGAAG GAAATGCAGAAAGATATGGATGAGaagatggacattttaataaatacacaGAAGAACTATAAGCT tccccttagaacagcaccaaaggagcAGCAGGAACTCAGGCTGATGGGAAAGACTCACAGAGAACCACAGCTCAGGCCCAAGAAAATGGATGGAGCCGGTAGAGTCAATGGAGCACCCTGTGCTCTTCACAAGAAGACGATGgcaccacaaaaaacaaaacaggggtcACTGGATCCCCTTCATCACTGTGGCACCTGCTGC TGGGAAATATTCACACCAGGTCTGGGCACCCTTTTCACCCTTGGCTTCTGGAGCTGCCTTCTGATTTATCTGTACCTCAACCCCGGTGACATCGAATATGTGTTTCCAACCTAG
- the TEX35 gene encoding testis-expressed protein 35 isoform X7 produces MLAKRAELKKTHLSKNYKAVCLELKPELTKTFDYKAVKQEGRFTKAGVTQDLKNELREVREELEEKMEEIKQIKALMDKDFDKLHEFVEIMKEMQKDMDEKMDILINTQKNYKLPLRTAPKEQQELRLMGKTHREPQLRPKKMDGAGRVNGAPCALHKKTMAPQKTKQGSLDPLHHCGTCCWEIFTPGLGTLFTLGFWSCLLIYLYLNPGDIEYVFPT; encoded by the exons AGCAAGAACTACAAGGCAGTTTGCCTGGAATTGAAGCCAGAGCTGACCAAA ACATTTGATTACAAAGCAGTTAAACAAGAAGGGCGGTTTACCAAAGCAGGAGTGACACAGGACCTAAAG AATGAACTCAGGGAAGTGAGAGAAGAGCTCGAGGAGAAAATGGAGGAGATAAAACAG ATAAAGGCTCTAATGGACAAGGATTTTGATAAACTTCACGAATTTGTGGAAATTATGAAG GAAATGCAGAAAGATATGGATGAGaagatggacattttaataaatacacaGAAGAACTATAAGCT tccccttagaacagcaccaaaggagcAGCAGGAACTCAGGCTGATGGGAAAGACTCACAGAGAACCACAGCTCAGGCCCAAGAAAATGGATGGAGCCGGTAGAGTCAATGGAGCACCCTGTGCTCTTCACAAGAAGACGATGgcaccacaaaaaacaaaacaggggtcACTGGATCCCCTTCATCACTGTGGCACCTGCTGC TGGGAAATATTCACACCAGGTCTGGGCACCCTTTTCACCCTTGGCTTCTGGAGCTGCCTTCTGATTTATCTGTACCTCAACCCCGGTGACATCGAATATGTGTTTCCAACCTAG